The Pelmatolapia mariae isolate MD_Pm_ZW linkage group LG9, Pm_UMD_F_2, whole genome shotgun sequence genome has a segment encoding these proteins:
- the LOC134634035 gene encoding zinc finger protein OZF-like isoform X2: MSSTQKDQHGARSQRSQEADKPHRRKREKTYTCDKCGKGFTVKEKLKQHQVIHTGERPFSCDLCGKSFSWKESLRKHQLIHSGVKAYSCDECGRAFTQSSNLQKHLVTHSGIKAYSCDECGKEFTGKDKLKQHQVIHTGERPFSCDLCGKSFSLKGHLKQHQLIHSGVKAYSCDQCGRAFTHSSSLQSHLVTHSGIKAYSCEICGKTFSQRGNRNTHQRIHTRHDLYCCEQCGKYFATDTQLQQHMFTHTEGRPYKCDLCEKTFKSPLNLRRHQQIHTRKRLYKCSYCEQRDTDGSSSQPCHHRGGGKAFRCDLCGKTFSWQVTLKRHQRKHTGDKLKNCKECGRSFTTSRNLKRHELIHSGVKKHLCDQCGSSFTTAWELKTHKRVHTGEKPYKCRHCDKSFSRSDHRNRHERTHMEGNYSCDQCDKSFRNLSSYSKHKRSHVTNKLFHCYQCAKTFTSLSALCKHQRDHSGLKSLPSLDHSESEETERSSGFRVRLKKLEIRLNRVQIESFKLVLN; the protein is encoded by the exons atgagctcaacacagaag gaccaacatggagcgagaagtcagcgctctcaggaggccgacaaacctcacagaagaaagagagagaaaacatacaCCTGTGACAAGTGTGGGAAGGGTTTTACTGTGAAGGAGAAACTAAAacagcatcaggtcatccacactggagagagaccgttcagctgtgatttgtgtggaaagtctttttcctggAAGGAGTCCCTAagaaaacaccaactcatccacagtggagttaaagcgtacagctgtgacgagtgtggcagagcttttactcaaagTAGCAACTTACAGaagcatctagttacccactctggaattaaggcatacagctgtgacgagtgtgggaaggagtTTACTGGGAAGGATAAACTAAAacagcatcaggtcatccacactggagagagaccgttcagctgtgacttgtgtggaaagtctttttccttgAAGGGTCACCtaaaacaacaccaactcatccacagtggagttaaagcatacagctgtgatcagtgtggcagagcttttactcacagtagcagcttacagagtcatctagttacccactctggaattaaggcatacagctgtgagatttgtggaaaaactttcagccagaGAGGAAACCGAAATACACACCAacgcattcacaccagacatgatTTGTACTGCTGTGAACAGTGTGGCAAATACTTTGCTACAGACACACAGTTACAAcaacacatgtttacccacactgagggacgaccttataaatgtgacctgtgtgagaagacttttaaatctccactTAACCTGAGacgacaccaacagatccacaccagaaagagactctacaagtgcagttactgtgag cagagagacacagatggatccagttctcaaccctgtcatcaccgtggtggtgggaaagcgtttcgttgtgacctttgtggaaaaactttcagttggCAAGTTACCCTAAAAAGACATCAACGtaaacacactggagacaaactgaaaaactgcaaagaatgtgggagaagcttcACCACATCACGTAACTTAAAACGCCATGAACTCattcacagtggggttaaaaagcacctctgtgatcagtgtgggtcatccttcaccactgcatgggagcttaaaacacacaaacgagtccacacaggagagaaaccatacaagtgcagacactgtgacaaaagcttctcacgtTCAGATCATCGTAACAGgcatgaacgtacacacatggaaggaaactacagctgtgaccagtgtgacaagagcttcaggaatctcagttcatactccaaacacaaacgatcccacgttactaataaactgtttcactgttaccaatgtgccaaaacattcacctcattgtctgctctgtgcaaacatcagcgtgatcactcagggctgaaatcactcccatcactggatcacagtgaatctgaagagacagaaagatcctctggTTTCAGAGTCAGACTCAAAaagcttgagatcaggctcaACAGAGTTCAGATAGAATCATTTAAACTTGTGTTGAACTGA
- the LOC134634035 gene encoding zinc finger protein OZF-like isoform X1 has product MSSTQKDQHGARSQRSQEADKPHRRKREKTYTCDKCGKGFTVKEKLKQHQVIHTGERPFSCDLCGKSFSWKESLRKHQLIHSGVKAYSCDECGRAFTQSSNLQKHLVTHSGIKAYSCDECGKEFTGKDKLKQHQVIHTGERPFSCDLCGKSFSLKGHLKQHQLIHSGVKAYSCDQCGRAFTHSSSLQSHLVTHSGIKAYSCEICGKTFSQRGNRNTHQRIHTRHDLYCCEQCGKYFATDTQLQQHMFTHTEGRPYKCDLCEKTFKSPLNLRRHQQIHTRKRLYKCSYCEKQRDTDGSSSQPCHHRGGGKAFRCDLCGKTFSWQVTLKRHQRKHTGDKLKNCKECGRSFTTSRNLKRHELIHSGVKKHLCDQCGSSFTTAWELKTHKRVHTGEKPYKCRHCDKSFSRSDHRNRHERTHMEGNYSCDQCDKSFRNLSSYSKHKRSHVTNKLFHCYQCAKTFTSLSALCKHQRDHSGLKSLPSLDHSESEETERSSGFRVRLKKLEIRLNRVQIESFKLVLN; this is encoded by the exons atgagctcaacacagaag gaccaacatggagcgagaagtcagcgctctcaggaggccgacaaacctcacagaagaaagagagagaaaacatacaCCTGTGACAAGTGTGGGAAGGGTTTTACTGTGAAGGAGAAACTAAAacagcatcaggtcatccacactggagagagaccgttcagctgtgatttgtgtggaaagtctttttcctggAAGGAGTCCCTAagaaaacaccaactcatccacagtggagttaaagcgtacagctgtgacgagtgtggcagagcttttactcaaagTAGCAACTTACAGaagcatctagttacccactctggaattaaggcatacagctgtgacgagtgtgggaaggagtTTACTGGGAAGGATAAACTAAAacagcatcaggtcatccacactggagagagaccgttcagctgtgacttgtgtggaaagtctttttccttgAAGGGTCACCtaaaacaacaccaactcatccacagtggagttaaagcatacagctgtgatcagtgtggcagagcttttactcacagtagcagcttacagagtcatctagttacccactctggaattaaggcatacagctgtgagatttgtggaaaaactttcagccagaGAGGAAACCGAAATACACACCAacgcattcacaccagacatgatTTGTACTGCTGTGAACAGTGTGGCAAATACTTTGCTACAGACACACAGTTACAAcaacacatgtttacccacactgagggacgaccttataaatgtgacctgtgtgagaagacttttaaatctccactTAACCTGAGacgacaccaacagatccacaccagaaagagactctacaagtgcagttactgtgag aagcagagagacacagatggatccagttctcaaccctgtcatcaccgtggtggtgggaaagcgtttcgttgtgacctttgtggaaaaactttcagttggCAAGTTACCCTAAAAAGACATCAACGtaaacacactggagacaaactgaaaaactgcaaagaatgtgggagaagcttcACCACATCACGTAACTTAAAACGCCATGAACTCattcacagtggggttaaaaagcacctctgtgatcagtgtgggtcatccttcaccactgcatgggagcttaaaacacacaaacgagtccacacaggagagaaaccatacaagtgcagacactgtgacaaaagcttctcacgtTCAGATCATCGTAACAGgcatgaacgtacacacatggaaggaaactacagctgtgaccagtgtgacaagagcttcaggaatctcagttcatactccaaacacaaacgatcccacgttactaataaactgtttcactgttaccaatgtgccaaaacattcacctcattgtctgctctgtgcaaacatcagcgtgatcactcagggctgaaatcactcccatcactggatcacagtgaatctgaagagacagaaagatcctctggTTTCAGAGTCAGACTCAAAaagcttgagatcaggctcaACAGAGTTCAGATAGAATCATTTAAACTTGTGTTGAACTGA